A single window of Candidatus Eremiobacterota bacterium DNA harbors:
- a CDS encoding ShlB/FhaC/HecB family hemolysin secretion/activation protein, whose translation MKNGREFVGARRCGALLAIVLLLFMLEGIAWAAPSMDLAPLDENAVKQHFFEVCGAGAEKPAPAAIPEKKFPVRKVSLEGNTVYGSSVLSPFVAPLEGKEVSLEELKRAALKIQKYYNDKGYIAVRAYVPIQDINEGNVKISVIEGKVGNIRVEGNKHYSERFVKWFMEPIRKDKLLKGNTLQRAVMLLNEFDGLKAKAFLQPGEREDLADVIIKVEDEKPLYMGLEYNNFGNIYSGENRAGFNLTAGDLLGWGNQFSARFLELFPSNQTTPLAQAMYNLPLNNRGLKGTVYYANSDVRMGQDLSVYNILGSARIYGAMVRQPILRSPARSSNITYGYTSKSMRNFYFQSYPTSHDEIRALSLLYDTSWMSGQGKNYLFLSGTQGLGEAFGGMKNDYALSSRAGSGADDNYTRLNLDFLRVQKAGSCFFLFRGSGQYAFEPLVVAEQYPLGGPDSVRGYQQTEYLGDSGYSVSAEFRVPLSRKNNNLQVAFFCDQGMVSLKNPVPGEAGTRSLTGAGAGLRYNFGEMSWVNLDWGVPLNPVRNNVNRSPMFYAQCSFRFHVK comes from the coding sequence ATGAAAAACGGCAGAGAATTCGTTGGTGCACGAAGATGCGGGGCGCTCCTTGCCATTGTGCTCCTGCTCTTTATGCTTGAAGGGATCGCATGGGCCGCGCCTTCAATGGATCTCGCCCCTCTCGATGAAAATGCCGTAAAACAGCATTTTTTTGAAGTCTGCGGGGCCGGTGCCGAAAAACCTGCTCCGGCAGCCATTCCTGAAAAAAAATTCCCCGTGAGGAAAGTGAGCCTCGAGGGAAACACCGTCTACGGAAGCAGTGTCCTCTCGCCCTTCGTGGCCCCCCTGGAAGGGAAAGAGGTCTCCCTCGAGGAGCTCAAGCGGGCGGCCCTCAAGATCCAGAAGTACTACAACGACAAAGGCTATATAGCGGTGAGAGCCTACGTGCCTATCCAGGACATCAATGAAGGCAATGTAAAGATATCAGTCATTGAAGGAAAGGTCGGGAACATCCGTGTCGAGGGGAACAAGCACTACAGCGAGCGTTTTGTAAAATGGTTCATGGAGCCAATCAGGAAAGACAAGCTTCTCAAGGGGAACACGCTCCAGCGCGCCGTGATGCTTCTCAATGAGTTTGACGGCCTCAAGGCGAAGGCATTCCTCCAGCCCGGCGAGCGCGAGGACCTTGCCGACGTCATCATCAAGGTAGAGGATGAGAAACCCCTTTACATGGGCCTTGAGTACAACAACTTCGGCAACATTTACTCAGGCGAGAACAGGGCCGGCTTCAATCTCACCGCAGGGGACCTCCTGGGGTGGGGAAACCAGTTCTCGGCGCGCTTTCTCGAGCTCTTCCCCTCCAACCAGACGACGCCCCTCGCACAGGCCATGTATAACCTGCCCCTTAACAACAGGGGCCTCAAGGGCACGGTATATTACGCCAACTCTGACGTGCGCATGGGCCAGGACCTCTCGGTGTACAATATCCTTGGAAGCGCAAGGATCTATGGGGCCATGGTGCGCCAGCCCATTCTGCGCTCTCCTGCCCGCAGCTCCAATATTACCTACGGCTATACCAGCAAGAGCATGCGGAATTTCTATTTCCAGAGCTATCCCACGAGCCATGACGAGATACGGGCACTCTCCCTCCTCTATGACACGAGCTGGATGTCGGGCCAGGGAAAGAACTACCTCTTCCTGTCGGGCACCCAGGGGCTCGGCGAAGCTTTCGGGGGTATGAAGAACGATTATGCCCTTTCAAGTCGTGCCGGATCAGGCGCCGACGACAATTACACGAGGCTCAACCTGGACTTCCTGAGGGTTCAGAAGGCGGGGTCGTGCTTCTTCCTCTTCCGCGGGTCAGGGCAGTATGCCTTCGAGCCCCTCGTGGTGGCGGAGCAGTATCCCCTGGGAGGCCCCGACTCCGTGAGAGGCTACCAGCAGACCGAGTACCTTGGCGACAGCGGCTACTCGGTGAGCGCCGAGTTTCGCGTTCCCCTTTCAAGGAAAAACAACAACCTCCAGGTCGCCTTTTTCTGCGATCAGGGCATGGTGTCCCTCAAGAACCCCGTGCCGGGAGAGGCCGGCACGAGAAGCCTCACGGGAGCAGGCGCGGGGCTCCGCTACAACTTCGGCGAGATGAGCTGGGTAAACCTCGACTGGGGCGTTCCCCTCAACCCCGTGAGGAACAATGTGAACAGGAGCCCCATGTTCTACGCCCAGTGCTCTTTCCGCTTCCACGTGAAATAA